One part of the Cupriavidus oxalaticus genome encodes these proteins:
- a CDS encoding helicase-related protein, which translates to MSNTWYAPLRALVSLGSQAEKIAHQGEIHAARQRHLSQFFTPDAIARLMWGAVAHWQPNRKVSILDNSVGSARLLQFANAGTHSLYGVDVHQPTIEAVQHAIEAAGFDGSFRHAGMEEIHPTRFDVALINPPFSIHLESPHLKPYDCTTWGRFGPNTSALSHEYGLSQALDAAQIVVALLPTTFVDKFAGLVIGHGEPFADAARRVVGVFDLPTSAFREEGAEVRTSIAVFARYRMRARDFVRQAVSDLAEPLPALELQAEDRLYGEPRLGHQLLDDEGPAITRPVASQKRVRISHDGRRIVLGFECGFVEAMVLNRVLERRIVSLEGQRLPRGFRYAGTGRLDLEAYLVQPDPIGALGTLVAMVKSAGGEPEFAPGFLEHFRQRLRRSMRQALPLRHAVWTTGVGAAETIVGTATKTHLVDSSVWGGPVIKAGQTVRFDRQPDGRYQYTVRDKCYVVSLDEITTRYSVGKSAQAWEIVHEGMAVRYPGQAERLRKRLLALGIDRWLDWQFQQEDLVELLLKPNGAVAAWEQGCGKSRLAAGLILLSGVKHGLIVVEARLIAEMRAELEQVMPASDVHVIQSPEDLVQLGRLNLIAYERLRMPVDRQASRRITYAHRLRRRVGLLVADEGERLSNPASDQSRALWQLSAKRRYILTGSPIANYPRDIFGLIAFTGGDGTAAQPYGYRRGYLEANWLASVQHAERGIDRFRSDFVVLEWVTWEFAESLQDGAKREVPKIGNLPRYRQMLAPHVKRRLVCEPDVARYIRIEPPAVEMVETDWDPAHLSLYLRTADEFAQWYRDVRKVEGKSNNLIAILARIRAVHFAANYPQHGVEGVGVLGQLTSKQREVIKRLEAIAAEGKQAILFAENPGVINLIASELKAKGVETVPFHGGIPIAKRVADKDKRFVGGTATGLLCTKASGRAGYNLPNADYVLFYDRSWTWRIEYQAMRRALRWNRKGQLKVVYFHLPGSLDIYQDQMVAHKRDAMEAGLDWVTPELEDEAFLHMDTLLDEFVDDLAKLHGRKARDQRELLKEAA; encoded by the coding sequence ATGTCTAATACTTGGTATGCGCCCTTGCGGGCGCTTGTCAGCCTTGGCTCTCAGGCCGAGAAAATCGCGCACCAGGGCGAGATACACGCGGCGCGTCAGCGCCATCTGTCGCAGTTTTTCACGCCCGATGCCATTGCCCGCCTGATGTGGGGCGCGGTCGCCCACTGGCAGCCTAACCGGAAGGTGTCGATACTCGATAATTCGGTCGGCTCGGCCCGCTTGCTGCAGTTCGCGAACGCGGGCACGCACAGCCTCTATGGCGTGGACGTGCACCAACCAACGATCGAGGCGGTGCAGCATGCCATCGAGGCTGCTGGCTTTGACGGCAGCTTTCGGCACGCCGGCATGGAGGAAATCCATCCGACGCGCTTCGATGTTGCCCTCATTAACCCGCCGTTCTCCATCCATCTGGAGTCGCCGCACCTGAAGCCCTACGACTGCACTACCTGGGGCCGATTTGGGCCCAACACCAGCGCCCTGAGTCATGAATATGGGCTGTCCCAGGCACTCGACGCGGCGCAGATCGTGGTGGCACTGCTGCCCACAACCTTCGTCGACAAGTTCGCCGGCCTGGTGATCGGCCACGGCGAACCCTTCGCCGATGCGGCAAGGCGTGTGGTCGGCGTGTTCGACCTGCCAACGAGCGCCTTCCGGGAGGAAGGGGCGGAGGTGCGCACCTCCATTGCGGTATTCGCGCGCTACCGCATGCGCGCCCGCGATTTCGTGCGGCAAGCCGTGTCGGATTTGGCCGAGCCGCTGCCTGCGCTGGAACTGCAGGCCGAGGATCGTCTCTATGGCGAACCGCGGCTTGGCCACCAGCTGCTGGATGACGAAGGGCCCGCTATCACGCGTCCGGTGGCCTCGCAGAAACGGGTACGCATCTCGCATGACGGGCGCCGCATCGTGCTCGGATTCGAGTGCGGGTTCGTCGAGGCGATGGTGCTCAATCGTGTGCTGGAGCGCCGCATCGTGTCGCTGGAGGGCCAGCGCCTGCCCCGTGGCTTTCGCTACGCAGGCACGGGCCGGCTGGATCTGGAGGCCTATCTGGTGCAGCCTGATCCGATCGGGGCATTGGGGACGCTCGTTGCCATGGTGAAGTCTGCCGGCGGTGAGCCGGAGTTTGCACCGGGCTTTCTCGAGCACTTCCGCCAGCGTCTGCGTCGCAGCATGCGTCAGGCGTTGCCCTTGCGCCATGCGGTCTGGACGACCGGCGTAGGCGCCGCCGAGACCATCGTCGGTACGGCCACGAAGACGCATCTGGTCGATTCGTCGGTTTGGGGCGGCCCGGTTATCAAGGCCGGCCAGACGGTGCGCTTCGATCGGCAGCCTGACGGCCGCTACCAGTACACGGTGCGGGACAAGTGTTATGTCGTCTCGTTGGACGAGATCACCACCCGCTACAGCGTCGGGAAATCGGCGCAGGCGTGGGAGATCGTGCACGAGGGGATGGCCGTGCGCTATCCCGGGCAGGCCGAGCGGCTGCGCAAGCGGCTGCTGGCGCTGGGCATTGACCGGTGGCTGGACTGGCAATTCCAACAGGAAGACCTGGTTGAGCTGCTGCTCAAGCCCAACGGTGCTGTGGCCGCGTGGGAGCAGGGCTGCGGCAAGTCGCGTCTCGCGGCGGGCCTGATCCTGCTGTCCGGCGTGAAGCACGGCCTCATCGTTGTCGAGGCACGGCTGATCGCCGAGATGCGCGCCGAGCTAGAGCAGGTCATGCCGGCTTCGGACGTGCATGTGATTCAGTCGCCTGAGGACCTGGTGCAGCTTGGCCGCCTCAACCTGATCGCCTATGAGCGCTTGCGCATGCCCGTTGACCGGCAGGCCTCGCGCCGCATCACGTACGCGCATCGGCTGCGTCGTCGCGTCGGCCTGCTCGTGGCCGATGAAGGGGAGCGCCTGTCCAACCCGGCAAGCGACCAGAGCCGGGCGCTCTGGCAGCTATCGGCAAAGCGGCGCTATATCCTGACTGGCAGCCCGATTGCCAACTACCCGCGCGATATCTTTGGGCTTATCGCGTTCACGGGCGGTGACGGCACGGCAGCCCAGCCGTATGGCTACCGGCGTGGCTACCTGGAAGCGAACTGGCTCGCCTCGGTGCAGCATGCCGAGCGCGGCATCGACCGCTTCCGCAGCGACTTCGTGGTGCTGGAATGGGTGACCTGGGAGTTCGCCGAAAGCCTGCAGGATGGGGCCAAGCGCGAAGTGCCCAAGATCGGCAACCTGCCGCGGTACCGGCAGATGTTGGCGCCGCACGTGAAGCGTCGATTGGTGTGCGAACCCGATGTTGCCCGCTATATCCGCATCGAGCCGCCCGCGGTCGAGATGGTCGAGACGGACTGGGACCCCGCGCATTTGTCGTTGTATCTGCGGACGGCCGACGAGTTCGCGCAGTGGTACCGGGACGTGCGAAAGGTAGAAGGGAAGTCCAACAACCTGATTGCGATCCTGGCACGCATCCGTGCCGTGCACTTCGCCGCCAACTATCCGCAGCATGGGGTCGAGGGTGTCGGAGTGCTGGGGCAGCTGACCAGCAAGCAGCGCGAGGTGATCAAGCGGTTGGAAGCTATTGCTGCAGAGGGAAAGCAGGCCATCCTGTTTGCCGAGAATCCGGGCGTCATTAATCTCATCGCCAGCGAGTTGAAGGCGAAGGGGGTAGAGACGGTGCCGTTTCACGGCGGCATTCCGATTGCGAAGCGCGTGGCCGACAAGGACAAGCGTTTCGTCGGCGGCACTGCCACGGGCCTGTTGTGCACCAAGGCGTCGGGCCGGGCGGGCTACAACCTGCCCAATGCCGACTACGTCCTCTTCTACGACCGTTCGTGGACGTGGCGCATCGAGTACCAGGCGATGCGGCGTGCGCTGCGCTGGAACCGGAAGGGGCAGTTGAAGGTGGTCTATTTCCATTTGCCCGGGAGTCTAGATATCTACCAGGACCAGATGGTGGCGCACAAACGGGATGCCATGGAGGCGGGCCTGGACTGGGTGACACCGGAACTGGAGGACGAGGCGTTCCTGCATATGGACACGCTGTTGGACGAATTTGTCGACGATCTCGCCAAACTACACGGCCGCAAGGCCCGGGATCAACGTGAACTGCTCAAGGAGGCAGCATGA
- a CDS encoding GNAT family N-acetyltransferase, translating into MFSVNRLTVLPPQIADLEREASAQGFNFVGRLIDEWRVGSNRFDKPGECLLGITDNGTLVGIGGLNVDPYVTDGFTARLRRLYVANAFRRRGIGEALVLELLQNASKHFRQVRLSTDTESAAAFYSRLGFWAVEDETATHVKVL; encoded by the coding sequence ATGTTCTCGGTCAATCGGTTAACAGTCCTTCCGCCACAGATAGCTGATCTGGAGCGTGAGGCTTCAGCGCAAGGATTCAACTTTGTTGGGCGTTTGATCGACGAGTGGCGCGTCGGAAGCAACAGGTTCGACAAGCCAGGGGAGTGTCTCCTCGGGATCACTGACAACGGAACCCTTGTAGGAATCGGAGGGTTGAACGTTGACCCGTACGTCACGGACGGCTTTACAGCACGCCTGCGTCGTCTCTATGTTGCAAACGCCTTTCGGCGTCGCGGCATAGGTGAAGCCCTCGTTCTTGAGCTTCTTCAGAATGCATCGAAGCATTTCCGTCAAGTCCGGCTTTCAACCGATACTGAATCCGCCGCTGCCTTCTATTCTCGACTTGGTTTTTGGGCGGTTGAAGATGAAACGGCCACCCATGTGAAAGTGCTGTGA
- a CDS encoding PRTRC system ParB family protein: protein MQNPTVVIGKIRPGRNPRKYFDPAQMAELTESIRVDGLLQPILIRPVEDDENGHEYEVVAGERRYRAALAAHGDGYHIPVTLKLITDAEADRMALIENVQRADMAPSEEAVAASRIVGQLQGDRDEAARLLGWSRSTLDKRLALMNCSDSVLDALNTRVIQLGHAELLATLAKATQDKLLPVIVSEKKSVSELKKTIEAAACSLEKAIFEKTECASCQHNSSLQTEMFGEAIATGNCTNRVCYTEKTDRKLDSISYGLKDEYQVIRIVRPGDNHTRIQLQVDGPTGVGEEQAKACHACENFGAAVSGLPDSLGKVYSGQCFDTVCNQRKVAERLKAERDAKAAAQKPAGGVAGSGKPANAKAGDKSSAPAEKPVTSISESEKVKNYRTDLWRKALRKEVAQNAEQANAYLISIALSGLARNIGGDKMGKFFEKLTEQKASSTLQGCLTAVHALDAGKRQQLTIALTVAAVDGMEVANLKELCRYHKLDLRAHWNLQKSQDFLEMLTKSEMKVLADELGIRKALGDSFAKLFNKPKPEVIAGLLAVDGFDYTGKVPKVLGY, encoded by the coding sequence ATGCAAAACCCCACTGTTGTCATTGGCAAGATCCGTCCTGGCCGTAACCCGCGCAAATACTTCGATCCTGCCCAGATGGCTGAGCTGACCGAATCCATTCGCGTGGACGGTCTCCTTCAGCCGATTCTGATCCGTCCCGTCGAGGACGATGAGAATGGTCATGAGTATGAAGTGGTTGCCGGTGAACGTCGCTACCGCGCTGCACTGGCTGCGCATGGCGATGGATACCACATCCCCGTCACGCTCAAATTGATCACCGACGCCGAGGCAGACCGTATGGCGTTGATCGAAAACGTGCAGCGTGCCGACATGGCGCCTTCCGAGGAGGCCGTGGCAGCATCGAGGATCGTGGGCCAGTTGCAGGGCGACCGCGACGAAGCGGCCCGCCTCCTTGGCTGGTCGCGCTCGACGCTGGACAAGCGCCTGGCGCTCATGAACTGCAGCGACTCGGTTCTGGATGCGCTCAACACTCGTGTCATCCAGCTCGGCCACGCCGAATTGCTGGCGACGCTCGCCAAAGCCACGCAGGACAAGCTCCTGCCGGTCATCGTGAGCGAAAAGAAGTCCGTGTCCGAATTGAAGAAGACCATCGAGGCTGCCGCGTGCAGCCTGGAAAAAGCCATCTTCGAGAAGACGGAATGCGCCAGCTGCCAGCACAACTCTTCGTTGCAGACGGAGATGTTCGGCGAGGCAATTGCCACGGGCAACTGCACCAACCGCGTCTGCTATACCGAGAAGACCGACCGCAAGCTCGACAGCATCAGCTACGGGCTCAAGGACGAGTATCAGGTCATTCGCATCGTACGCCCCGGCGACAACCACACCCGCATCCAGCTTCAGGTCGATGGCCCGACTGGGGTGGGGGAGGAGCAGGCGAAGGCTTGCCATGCCTGCGAAAACTTCGGTGCCGCCGTCAGCGGCCTGCCCGATTCACTGGGTAAGGTCTACAGTGGCCAATGCTTCGACACCGTCTGCAACCAGCGGAAGGTGGCCGAACGCCTGAAGGCGGAGCGCGACGCGAAGGCGGCGGCGCAAAAGCCTGCAGGCGGCGTGGCCGGCTCCGGCAAGCCCGCGAATGCGAAGGCTGGGGACAAGTCCTCGGCGCCAGCCGAGAAGCCTGTCACGTCGATCAGCGAGTCGGAGAAGGTCAAGAACTACCGGACCGATCTCTGGCGCAAGGCGCTGCGCAAGGAAGTCGCGCAGAACGCCGAGCAGGCCAATGCCTACCTGATCTCGATCGCTCTCAGCGGCCTCGCACGCAACATCGGCGGGGACAAGATGGGCAAGTTCTTCGAGAAGCTGACGGAGCAGAAGGCGTCGTCGACGCTGCAAGGCTGCCTGACGGCGGTGCATGCCCTGGACGCTGGCAAGCGGCAGCAGCTGACCATTGCGTTGACGGTCGCGGCGGTCGACGGGATGGAGGTGGCGAACCTCAAGGAACTGTGCCGTTACCACAAGCTGGATCTCCGCGCGCACTGGAACTTGCAGAAGTCGCAGGACTTCCTTGAGATGCTCACCAAGTCCGAGATGAAGGTTCTCGCGGACGAACTGGGCATTCGCAAGGCGCTGGGCGATAGCTTTGCCAAGCTGTTCAACAAGCCGAAACCCGAAGTCATTGCCGGCCTGCTGGCTGTCGATGGCTTTGACTACACCGGCAAGGTGCCCAAGGTCCTGGGCTACTGA
- a CDS encoding PRTRC system protein E, whose amino-acid sequence MFTELVPLVRASDKVVVTLSMQGDVMSVVVLPVIKNAADAALTSPLVLSATPAELDAEFAAAVLSVSESHRSLAEQAEATKSILDAAKSTQSSKATKALAKAASPSASEASSGSDDDSEAGDAEAGDAAQTEADAKVSTPSSVGTDLASLL is encoded by the coding sequence ATGTTTACTGAATTGGTTCCGCTCGTCCGTGCGAGCGACAAGGTTGTTGTTACGCTGTCCATGCAGGGCGATGTCATGTCCGTTGTTGTGCTGCCAGTTATCAAGAATGCCGCGGACGCTGCGCTGACATCGCCTCTGGTGCTGTCGGCAACGCCTGCGGAACTGGATGCTGAGTTCGCGGCGGCCGTCCTGAGCGTGAGCGAGTCGCATCGCTCGCTGGCAGAGCAGGCCGAGGCAACGAAGTCGATTCTCGATGCCGCCAAGTCCACGCAATCGTCCAAGGCGACGAAGGCGCTGGCCAAGGCCGCATCGCCATCGGCGTCGGAAGCGTCAAGCGGGTCGGACGATGATAGCGAAGCAGGCGATGCCGAAGCTGGTGACGCCGCGCAGACCGAGGCGGACGCGAAGGTGAGTACGCCGTCCTCGGTCGGCACGGATCTGGCGTCCCTGCTCTAA
- a CDS encoding PRTRC system protein C translates to MALEIKKLLRQFSYNGMALVDPGPAFTPEQVRDIYSAQYPELTTASVDGPEVKGEVANFTFVRAAGAKGAHAQI, encoded by the coding sequence ATGGCACTCGAAATCAAGAAGTTGCTTCGTCAGTTTTCCTACAACGGCATGGCCCTTGTGGACCCTGGTCCGGCGTTCACGCCAGAGCAGGTGCGCGACATCTATTCGGCCCAGTATCCCGAGCTGACCACTGCTTCGGTGGATGGTCCGGAGGTCAAGGGCGAGGTCGCGAACTTTACTTTCGTCCGCGCCGCCGGCGCCAAGGGCGCACATGCGCAAATCTGA
- a CDS encoding PRTRC system protein F, protein MLFDPRSFVPEVDAGQPAWTPARQRPIARRRPAHDFLTLPAIPAGVPNSALLTFGDEVDVMDLVRAQFATGVLRASDVSNPTGAGDAFAQAMFAWLRARTPECKRLSFGFSLIDIGAAKDQLMQFGWEDEIEAPLYLAIDMPGDDVYFIGEARASALRAAHPHLLYTAMSLINTASAKSLFLRTPEALLDLFARWHWEYDSTLADDKNAREFLAESCGMDEGDIERYLPSVVRPELAPDDVLPPACHGYPASSKLRAFGSRKLYELSRAHNGWIKDLCIALADLRLTLKRRGNRSAVAGAQWAEPAYSAATIAYARSDYVTQVLDDLYDGLNNSGDATTFQCFIPIASEPVAIRQQFRDLDGMLKTISALDRVLTLISD, encoded by the coding sequence ATGCTGTTCGATCCTCGGTCGTTTGTTCCAGAGGTCGACGCAGGACAACCCGCATGGACGCCTGCGCGACAACGTCCCATTGCCCGACGTCGACCTGCCCATGATTTTCTGACGCTGCCGGCCATCCCTGCTGGGGTTCCAAACAGCGCGCTGCTGACCTTCGGGGATGAGGTCGATGTGATGGACCTTGTCCGTGCACAGTTCGCCACCGGCGTACTGCGTGCGAGCGATGTGTCGAACCCAACGGGCGCAGGCGATGCGTTCGCGCAGGCCATGTTTGCGTGGCTGCGCGCCCGCACCCCTGAGTGCAAGCGACTGAGCTTCGGCTTCTCGCTGATCGACATTGGGGCTGCGAAGGATCAGCTGATGCAATTCGGCTGGGAAGACGAGATCGAGGCGCCGCTGTATCTCGCCATCGACATGCCCGGCGACGACGTCTACTTCATCGGTGAAGCGCGCGCGAGCGCACTGCGAGCGGCACACCCGCATCTTCTCTACACCGCGATGTCGCTGATCAATACGGCTAGCGCGAAGTCGCTCTTCCTGCGTACCCCTGAAGCCCTGCTTGACCTGTTTGCGCGGTGGCACTGGGAGTACGACAGCACCCTTGCCGACGACAAGAACGCCAGGGAGTTCCTTGCCGAGAGTTGTGGCATGGATGAAGGCGACATCGAGCGATACCTGCCGTCTGTCGTCAGGCCGGAACTCGCACCGGATGACGTCTTGCCGCCGGCCTGCCACGGCTATCCGGCGTCGAGCAAGCTGCGAGCATTCGGTAGCAGGAAGCTCTATGAACTGTCTCGCGCCCACAATGGCTGGATCAAGGATCTGTGTATTGCACTGGCCGATCTGCGCCTGACGCTGAAGAGGCGAGGCAACAGGTCGGCCGTTGCAGGTGCACAGTGGGCGGAGCCGGCATATTCCGCGGCCACGATCGCGTATGCCCGGTCCGACTACGTCACGCAGGTCCTCGACGACCTCTATGACGGGCTCAATAACAGCGGCGACGCGACGACGTTCCAGTGCTTCATCCCCATTGCGAGCGAGCCTGTGGCGATCCGGCAGCAGTTCAGAGACCTGGACGGCATGCTGAAGACCATCTCGGCGCTCGATCGCGTTCTCACACTCATTTCTGACTAG
- a CDS encoding PRTRC system protein B, with the protein MAEILAATRSHDVALQGAILLYGQGPGQFSYATAHRIEPDGSGRPVIGAGTPLNRMALIHAVREVAEASLPKGEFLTPNVLSISPSAVTWWFPAAQRRVFFDCKEFGKRSAVVPHPALVFQASQSGFRVFALRGDERPVPLSDLCEPPYFNTWDHGKICIGSAHVPKQIDVASIAGWEAGFFNSAFTHPNHGGKRVTYERGAYAFWKDMLDGQFPDYPKQVLVPIKLKLADLIAGKLDKAS; encoded by the coding sequence ATGGCCGAAATCCTGGCCGCTACGCGGTCGCACGACGTGGCCCTGCAAGGCGCCATTTTGCTTTATGGGCAGGGGCCAGGGCAGTTCTCCTACGCTACAGCCCATCGCATCGAGCCGGATGGTTCGGGTCGGCCCGTCATTGGCGCTGGCACCCCGTTGAACCGTATGGCGTTGATCCACGCAGTACGTGAAGTGGCGGAGGCCTCGCTCCCCAAGGGCGAGTTCCTTACACCCAACGTACTGTCGATCAGCCCCAGCGCGGTGACCTGGTGGTTTCCGGCGGCACAACGGCGCGTGTTCTTCGACTGCAAGGAATTCGGCAAACGCAGCGCGGTGGTGCCGCACCCCGCGCTTGTGTTCCAGGCATCGCAGTCCGGGTTCCGGGTCTTCGCCCTGAGAGGGGACGAGCGCCCGGTACCGCTCAGCGACCTTTGCGAGCCGCCTTACTTCAACACCTGGGACCACGGCAAGATTTGCATCGGCTCAGCCCATGTGCCCAAGCAGATTGACGTGGCATCCATTGCAGGCTGGGAAGCCGGATTCTTCAACTCGGCCTTCACCCATCCCAACCATGGCGGCAAGCGCGTGACATACGAGCGCGGCGCCTATGCCTTCTGGAAGGACATGCTTGACGGGCAGTTTCCCGACTACCCGAAGCAGGTCCTCGTTCCCATAAAACTCAAGCTGGCGGATCTGATCGCCGGCAAACTGGACAAAGCATCATGA
- a CDS encoding PRTRC system protein A has translation MNPADAALQQSFPSLMVPRFGALAPMERPGERLLIAANGVFLEIVRPWLRVVRHLGAFQHRTAIPYGEAAETTELRCRRLPAELIGEFAAMARAAHPKETGGWVVWNADSASFRLVPVEILEHSGGHLKYERPSLAADDVLVVDCHSHGRHPAFFSATDDDDDRHDVKFAFIMGNCGAPTPSMSLRLCAKGIFENVEKVPADWYAAAREEVLA, from the coding sequence ATGAATCCTGCTGACGCTGCCCTGCAGCAATCTTTTCCTTCTTTAATGGTGCCGCGCTTCGGAGCGCTCGCACCCATGGAACGGCCCGGCGAGCGCCTGCTCATTGCGGCCAATGGCGTGTTCCTTGAGATCGTCCGGCCCTGGCTGCGCGTTGTCCGCCATCTCGGTGCCTTTCAGCATCGCACGGCCATTCCATATGGCGAGGCGGCAGAGACAACCGAGCTGCGCTGCAGACGGCTCCCGGCTGAGCTGATTGGGGAGTTCGCCGCGATGGCGCGTGCCGCGCATCCCAAGGAAACTGGGGGGTGGGTGGTCTGGAATGCCGACAGCGCTTCGTTCCGGCTGGTGCCAGTGGAAATCCTGGAGCACAGCGGCGGGCACCTGAAGTACGAGCGCCCCTCGCTGGCTGCAGACGATGTGCTGGTGGTCGACTGCCACTCGCATGGCCGACACCCGGCGTTCTTCTCGGCTACCGATGATGACGACGACCGTCACGACGTTAAGTTTGCGTTCATAATGGGCAACTGCGGCGCGCCAACACCGTCGATGTCGCTGCGGCTCTGCGCGAAAGGTATTTTTGAGAACGTAGAGAAGGTCCCTGCCGACTGGTACGCCGCGGCGCGCGAGGAGGTGCTGGCATGA
- a CDS encoding PRTRC system ThiF family protein — protein MTFEHCIPASMTTRAWKVAVVGAGGTGSALLPNLARLHHAMLELGHPGGIECTVYDDDTVSETNIGRQGFYPVDVGQHKATLIVNRLNNLMGTRWEAQTRRIGSGDRFVCDMVIGCVDTRAARKAILGAMKRGTGGYYLDCGNESDSGQVILGQVRGKAAQRLPHVGDLFPELLNPKGDKADTAPSCSMAEALQKQSLVINQAIAVQAYNLLWTLFRTGTLKFSGAFVNLAVGRTNPLPVDPQAWARFGYHLSEPKQRASRASRHAA, from the coding sequence ATGACCTTCGAGCATTGCATTCCCGCGAGCATGACGACGCGTGCATGGAAGGTGGCAGTGGTTGGTGCCGGCGGCACCGGCAGCGCCTTGCTACCCAATCTGGCGCGGCTGCATCACGCCATGCTGGAGCTGGGCCACCCGGGCGGCATCGAATGCACGGTCTACGATGACGATACCGTCAGCGAGACCAATATCGGTCGTCAGGGCTTTTATCCCGTTGATGTGGGCCAGCACAAGGCGACGCTGATTGTGAACCGGCTGAACAACCTGATGGGGACGCGCTGGGAAGCGCAGACGCGTCGCATTGGCAGCGGAGATCGCTTCGTCTGCGACATGGTGATTGGCTGTGTCGACACGCGGGCTGCCCGCAAGGCAATCCTTGGAGCGATGAAGCGTGGCACAGGTGGCTACTATCTCGACTGCGGCAATGAGTCGGACAGTGGCCAGGTGATTCTCGGCCAAGTGCGCGGCAAGGCGGCACAGCGCTTGCCCCATGTGGGCGACCTGTTCCCCGAGCTACTGAACCCGAAAGGGGACAAGGCCGACACTGCGCCGTCCTGTTCGATGGCAGAGGCGCTGCAGAAGCAGTCGCTGGTGATCAACCAGGCGATTGCGGTGCAGGCTTACAACCTGCTCTGGACGCTGTTTCGCACGGGCACGTTGAAGTTCTCCGGCGCGTTCGTGAATCTGGCGGTGGGGCGTACGAATCCGCTGCCGGTAGACCCACAGGCCTGGGCGCGATTCGGGTATCACCTGTCCGAACCGAAGCAGCGCGCGAGCCGCGCCTCTCGCCATGCCGCTTGA